TTCGCCCGCTAGTTCTGCACCGCTACCAGGCCCACCTCTGCGCATCCTCGCAGATGTGGGCTTTTCTCTGCTCCGGCGAAGCCGAAGGGTCAGTGCCGGGAACTGAAACTTGGCACTTCCTGCCGTCATAAGGCAGGCTCGCTGCGGGGAACCGGGTGGCGCAGGCCTTCAGGCCTGCGAACTAAATAAGGCAGACTCGCTGCGGAGAACCGGGTGGTGCAGGCCTTCAGGCCTGCGATCTTAGAACGTAATTTGAGCCGGCTTTAGCCGCTGAGGTACTTCGTCCGAAGTCGTATATGCGTGCTCCTTCCTTCCCTGCGCGAAACTTCAGCGCGAGCGCAGCGAGCCCGGTATGCATTGCCAGCCCAACGCGTTAGCGTTGGGTAGGATCGCCAAAAGCAAGCGCAGCCCGAGCGAATGCGAGGCCGACACGCCGTTCGTGAGGCCGGCAGCCCGAACCGCCCTTCTATTAACACTCAAGATCCAGCCGCGCCGCGGCGGCATAATGGGCAGCCCCGGGACTGTCGTTGATTTTTGACTATCCCACCGCACTGGCCTAGAATCGGGTCAGTTTCACGTACCTTGGAGCCGCCCTTACCGTGATCCCGGGCGACCGCCTCGGCGCAGGAGGTCACTTGTATGATCGGCAAATTAGGGTTGCCGGAAATCCTCGTCATTTTGGCTATCGCCCTGCTTATCTTTGGGCCTGGGCGGCTGTCGGAACTCGGCAAGGGACTCGGCGAAGGGATTCGCAACTTTAGGTCTTCCGTCAAAGAGGGCGACCAGCCCACGGAAAAGAAGTGACCCTCTGAGATCTTTCGCAGGGCTGGTTCAGCACAGGCACGTTTGCCTGTGCTTTTCATTTTTGCATTCACGTCGGGCCCAACGCCGACGGCGCGACGCTCAGCCGCACAGCGGCGGCATCATGGGCAGCCCCGGGCGTGAGCCCGGGGTTGGCATCTGCGGAACGCCGGGCGCGACCGATGCCGGCGCGCAAGCGATGGGAGAAGGAGCGCGCGCACTACTGGCCGCTGATCTCTGACCACTGGCCACAGCTTTTCAACATGCGATACACCAGCGGCACCGGCAGCCCCACCACGTTGAAATAACATCCCTCCAGCCGGCAGATCCATCGCGACGAAATCCCCTGGATGGCGTACGCACCCGCCTTTCCCATCGGTTCGCCGTGCGCCACGTACATCGCAATCTCCTCCTCCGTCAATTGTGAGAAGGTCACGTCGGTTGTCTCTGTGCGCACATCCTCAAAACCTTCCCCGATCAGGCACACTCCCGTGACCACCTGGTGGGTACGTCCCGACAGCAGCCGCAACATGCGCGTCGCATCCGCCGCATCCGCCGGTTTTTCCAGGATCTGCTCGTCCACCACCACGATAGTGTCCGCGCCCAACACCAATCGTCCCGGTGTCGCCGGCTGGTGGCTCGTGTGTTCCCACACGGCACGTGCCTTGTCGCGTGCCAGGCGCTGTGAATACTCCCGCGGCGGCTCGCCCTGCCTCAGCACCTCCGGCACATCCGACGGCTGCACCGTGCACGCGATGCCGGCATTGCGCAGCAATTGCTGCCTTCGCGGCGAAGATGACGCCAGCACAAGCATGGCCGAGTTGTACTTGAGCCCTCGCGAAATTGCAAAGCCCTGTTCTCCCACGCGAGTTGCTTCCCATTGTGGAATGCCGCCTCGCAAATAAACACGTTTTCCACAATGTTCTACGTAGAACGTCCGTGCCAAACTCCGCCAACATCTCACATTGAAATGCATCCTTAATCCGTTTCGGTACGTCTGTAACGAGCGTGCTCCCGGTGTTCGCACCACAAATGAGGCAGGGCGCCACCCTCCGCGGCGACGCCTGTCAGTTCCGCGTGTGGGCGCCGCGCGCCCGCCAAGTCACGCTGCGGCTGGTCGGCGGCGGTGACTACACCATGCAGCGCGAAGACAGTGGCGTCTTCAACGCCACCATCCCGGCACGCGCCGGCGACCGCTATTTCTACATCGTGGATGGCGGGAAGCCGCTGCCAGACCCGGTCTCGCGCCTCCTGCCGGAAGGCGTGCACGGCCCCACTGAAATTGTCGACGCCGATGCTTTTCGCTGGACCGACGATCACTGGCGCGGCCTCGAGCTGCGCGATTCCATCATCTATGAGCTGCACGTCGGCGCTTTCACTCCATCCGGCACGTTCGACGGCGTCATTGGGCGGCTGGATTACCTGGCGTCGCTGGGCGTTTCGGTGCTGGAAATCATGCCGGTGGCGGCGTTTCCGGGCACGCGCAATTGGGGGTACGACGGCGCGTCGCCCTACGCCGTGCAAGCCAGCTACGGCGGGCCCGAAGGCCTGAAGCGGCTGGTGGATGCGGCGCACCGCGCCGGGATGGCAGTCATGCTCGACGTGGTTTACAACCACCTGGGTCCGGAGGGAAATTACCTTGCGCAGTTCGGGCCGTACTACACCGCGCGTCATCACACGCCGTGGGGCGACGCCATCAATTATGACGACGCAGACGCGGCGCCGGTGCGGCAGTACTTCGTCGATAACGCGCTGTATTGGGTGCGCGAGTACCACCTCGACGGCCTGCGGCTGGACGCGACGCAAACGATTCGCGACGAATCAGCGAAACACATTGTGCAGGAAATCGCCGAGAGCGTGCATGCGCTCGGACGCGAGTTGGGACGCCGGGTGTGCGTCATCTGCGAGACAGACGAGAATGACGCGCGCTACCTGCTGCCTCCGCCGCAGGGATTCGGCGTAGACGCTGTCTGGAGTGACGATTTCCATCACGCGCTGCACACACTGCTCACTCCTGAGCGCGAGGGATATTACCAGGACTTCGGACGAGGTGATCAATTGGCCCGCGCGCTGGAAGAAGGCTTCGGTTTCCAGGGCGAGCCGTTCAATTTCTGGGGCGGCAGACCGCGAGGAACCAGCGCGCAAGGGTTGCCGTTGTACCGGCACGTGATCGCGACGCAGAACCACGACCAGATCGGAAACCGCGCCCGTGGCGAACGCCTGACTTCGCTGGCGCCGCGCGGCGCGCGCA
The sequence above is drawn from the Terriglobales bacterium genome and encodes:
- the tatA gene encoding twin-arginine translocase TatA/TatE family subunit, which gives rise to MIGKLGLPEILVILAIALLIFGPGRLSELGKGLGEGIRNFRSSVKEGDQPTEKK
- a CDS encoding Maf family protein; amino-acid sequence: MGEQGFAISRGLKYNSAMLVLASSSPRRQQLLRNAGIACTVQPSDVPEVLRQGEPPREYSQRLARDKARAVWEHTSHQPATPGRLVLGADTIVVVDEQILEKPADAADATRMLRLLSGRTHQVVTGVCLIGEGFEDVRTETTDVTFSQLTEEEIAMYVAHGEPMGKAGAYAIQGISSRWICRLEGCYFNVVGLPVPLVYRMLKSCGQWSEISGQ
- the treZ gene encoding malto-oligosyltrehalose trehalohydrolase — its product is MRQGATLRGDACQFRVWAPRARQVTLRLVGGGDYTMQREDSGVFNATIPARAGDRYFYIVDGGKPLPDPVSRLLPEGVHGPTEIVDADAFRWTDDHWRGLELRDSIIYELHVGAFTPSGTFDGVIGRLDYLASLGVSVLEIMPVAAFPGTRNWGYDGASPYAVQASYGGPEGLKRLVDAAHRAGMAVMLDVVYNHLGPEGNYLAQFGPYYTARHHTPWGDAINYDDADAAPVRQYFVDNALYWVREYHLDGLRLDATQTIRDESAKHIVQEIAESVHALGRELGRRVCVICETDENDARYLLPPPQGFGVDAVWSDDFHHALHTLLTPEREGYYQDFGRGDQLARALEEGFGFQGEPFNFWGGRPRGTSAQGLPLYRHVIATQNHDQIGNRARGERLTSLAPRGARKLAAALLLLAPHTPLLFMGQEYDEDAPFQFFSDYGDPALQQAVREGRRKEFVEFDWIDVPDPQDPQTLERSKLKWKVDGGSDRRGECAEMLEWYRRLIELRKRLIIAGERTCAAQWRDGSLVLQVPREKARVMVLAGFGAPAARDVDVSGWGEAMRSEADGYEVVVYER